TCAGAACGGCCCAGCAGCTGGGGAATCAGGGCGGGAATGTAATGGGAATAACTTCCTGCCCCCAGAAAAACAGAATGGGAAGCTCCGCCGGATATGCTTGCAGCCATGCTTTCCATGCGGGCAATCAGATCCCATTCCGAAAGGGGCCGGGGCAGATCCATGGACCGGAGAGACCTACAGGATTCAGGAATCCCTGCAAAAAGATCTTCTACGGAAGAAACCCCTATCCTTTCCAGCATGGCCGCCACATCTTCCTCGGTATGCGGGAGATAGCGCATTTTAAAGTCCCTTCAACATATCAAGGTAAGCCCTGTGATCCATCAGAACGGAAAGAGCTGCTGGATCATCCGCGCTGATTTCAAGAATCCATCCATCCCCATAGGGCGAAGAATTGACAAGCTCCGGGCGGTCTTCAAGCTCTGTATTCACACCGGTAACCGTTCCGGAAACAGGCATGTAGATTTCACTGACCGCCTTGACGGACTCAACGGTTGCACAGACTTCCCCTTTTTCAAGGCGGGTTCCCGGCTCAGGCAGCTCCACAAAGACCACATCCCCAAGCTGATCCTGGGCATAATCCGTAATGCCCATGCGGGAAGGTGTTGCATCTTTGTCCATCCACTCATGGGCATCGGTGTAGCTTAAGTTTTCAGGTACAATAAGATCTTTGATTTCCTTCATTTTCAAACCTCTCTAAATTTTGATTGATACCCTGAACCATATATATACAATGTATAACAACAGAATGTTTAGCCGAAAAAACCTTTTTCAATCCCAATCCATTCTTTTGGGCCTTGTCCAAAGATGAAAAAAGAGGCCCACAGGGGAACCTTACACAATTTAGAGCTGAAAAATCTGAATCCTTACCCTTCCATTGTATAGACCACATGTTTAAATTCTGTAAGTTCCGGTCACTGTTTTTTTATATCAAAAGCATAGCAACCCACCTGCAACTCTTCCTCAGCCAGTCCACACTAAACTCAGATGATACTTTGAAGTCTATATTCAAACTACACATCCTCACCTGTAACGCCAATACCCTTAAAACCAGCCTCAGCAAGCTCACTGCTGTGCAGAAACTCATACAGCCTGCGGGCACTCTGCGGACTGAATCCGTCAACGCTACTTATATCTTCCACCGGTGCGGCAAGGAGCTTTTTGAAACTTCCGAAATGGGAAAGAAGAGCAGCTTTACGTTTCGGTCCAACACCCGGCGCTCCGTCAAGTCTGGAGTGAAGTGTACTTTTGTTTCTCTGTTTTCTGTGAAAACCCACGGCGGTTTTATGGGCTTCATCCCTGATTCGCATGAGAAGAAAAAGGGCTTGCGGATCTTTTCCGAAATTCACCGGATTCATGCGGCCAGGGATAAAAATCTTGTCTTCGCTTTCTCCCTTTTCCGTATCCATCTTGGCAATGGCCGCCACATGGAAACTTCCAAAAACCCCCATATCCTTAAGAACTTCAATGGCAATGTTCAGCTGACCCTTACCCCCGTCCACAAGGAGCAGATCCGGCAGGGGGCCTTCCAGCTTTTCAGCAGCAAAACGGCGGCGCAGGGATTCATTCATATAGGCATAATCGTCCTGCTCCGGCACATGGCGGATCTTATATCGTCTGTACTGGTTTTTATCCGGCCTGCCATCAATAAATACCACCATGCCAGTAACGGGATTCTGACCTGAAATATTTGCATTATCAAAGCACTCAATGCGGTGCGGAAGGCCTCCCATTCCCAGCTTTGCGGCCAGAGTTTCCAGCACAGCCTCATCCCCCTGACGCAGAGCCATGCGCTCTTCCAGCTCCTTTTCCGCATTGCTTTTCGCCCACTCAAGAAGTTTCACCTTTTCACCGCGCAAAGGCCTTGTGATGGTCACCTTCTTTCCCGTCCATGTGTTCAGGGCTTCACTTAAGGCTTCCCTGTCTTCAAGATCTTCAGGAACAAGGATTTCACGGGGAGGCTGGGGCTGTTCCGGATAATACTGACGGATGAAGGAAGCAATCTGCTCTCCCGGATCAGCCAGAGTCTCCCTGAAGGCAAAATGACGGGTATCCACAAGAAGTCCGGAGCGGACCCTCATCAGGGTAAAAATCCCCATGCCCGGCACTTCAGCCCGTCCAAGGATATCCCTGTCGACCAGATCCGTGGCCACCACCACCTGAGACTCCCTCGTTCTTTCCAGGGCAAAAAGCTTGTCCCGGATTTCCGCAGCCTTTTCAAAGTTCTGGGCTAAAGCCGCCTTTTTCATCTCCCTTTGCAGCTTGGTCAGCAGTACCGGTGTTTTCCCCTTCAGTACCAGCACGGCTTCCCGGACATTTCTGCGGTAGGCGTCTGTATCAACCTCCTTACAACAGGCCCCTATACAGACCCCCATCTGATAATTCAGGCAGGGCCGGGAACGTCCCTTCATCACCGTATCCTTGCATGTTCGCAGCCGGAAGGTACGGTTCACAAGCTTCAGGGTTTCCCGCACAGCTCCGCCGGAGGAAAATGGTCCGAAATAGCGGGCATGATCCTTCTGTATTCTGCGTACCACCGTAAGATTTGGGAAGGGATGGGAAAGATCAAGGCGAAGGAAGGGATACTGCTTGTCATCTTTTAAAATGACATTGTAGCGGGGCCGGTGACGCTTGATGAGGGTAGACTCCAGAAGCAGAGCCTCATTTTCACTTTCCGTGAGGATGGTGTCAAAGTCTGCAATTTTTGCCACCAGCACCCCGGTTTTTACGGGATGACGGTCCATGCGCTGAAAGTAGGAGGCCAGTCTTCGCCTTAAATTCTTGGCCTTACCCACATAAAGGATGCGGTTTTCACCGTCCTTCATCAGATATACACCCGGCCCTGTGGTCACCTGGGCAAGCTTTTCAAGGATTAGCAGAGATGGACCGGATGCTTCTGTATTTTCTTCACAGCCTGTATTGACTTCTTCTCCGCCCATATCCATCACCATGAAAAAGATAAATATCCCTGAATGTTCAGTACATTTTTTTAAGTGCTATACCTGTCAGACAGATGCACAGGCACCCAAGCTATTTGCCCGTGACGCAATCTTATTCTTAGAG
This window of the Desulfobotulus mexicanus genome carries:
- the uvrC gene encoding excinuclease ABC subunit UvrC gives rise to the protein MVMDMGGEEVNTGCEENTEASGPSLLILEKLAQVTTGPGVYLMKDGENRILYVGKAKNLRRRLASYFQRMDRHPVKTGVLVAKIADFDTILTESENEALLLESTLIKRHRPRYNVILKDDKQYPFLRLDLSHPFPNLTVVRRIQKDHARYFGPFSSGGAVRETLKLVNRTFRLRTCKDTVMKGRSRPCLNYQMGVCIGACCKEVDTDAYRRNVREAVLVLKGKTPVLLTKLQREMKKAALAQNFEKAAEIRDKLFALERTRESQVVVATDLVDRDILGRAEVPGMGIFTLMRVRSGLLVDTRHFAFRETLADPGEQIASFIRQYYPEQPQPPREILVPEDLEDREALSEALNTWTGKKVTITRPLRGEKVKLLEWAKSNAEKELEERMALRQGDEAVLETLAAKLGMGGLPHRIECFDNANISGQNPVTGMVVFIDGRPDKNQYRRYKIRHVPEQDDYAYMNESLRRRFAAEKLEGPLPDLLLVDGGKGQLNIAIEVLKDMGVFGSFHVAAIAKMDTEKGESEDKIFIPGRMNPVNFGKDPQALFLLMRIRDEAHKTAVGFHRKQRNKSTLHSRLDGAPGVGPKRKAALLSHFGSFKKLLAAPVEDISSVDGFSPQSARRLYEFLHSSELAEAGFKGIGVTGEDV
- the gcvH gene encoding glycine cleavage system protein GcvH — translated: MKEIKDLIVPENLSYTDAHEWMDKDATPSRMGITDYAQDQLGDVVFVELPEPGTRLEKGEVCATVESVKAVSEIYMPVSGTVTGVNTELEDRPELVNSSPYGDGWILEISADDPAALSVLMDHRAYLDMLKGL